In Archocentrus centrarchus isolate MPI-CPG fArcCen1 chromosome 16, fArcCen1, whole genome shotgun sequence, a single window of DNA contains:
- the glipr2l gene encoding GLI pathogenesis-related 2, like isoform X1 yields the protein MGKSASKQFAEEVLRCHNEYRMKHQAPPLKLSSKLSKEAARYAESLASTRILKHSVESSRGSCGENLAWASYDQTGKDVADRWYDEVKQYNFNRPGFSSGTGHFTAMVWKSSKELGVGKAIASDGSSFVVARYSPAGNITNQGHFENNVLPAKTSS from the exons ATGGGAAAATCAG CCTCGAAGCAGTTTGCCGAGGAGGTGCTGCGGTGCCATAACGAGTACAGGATGAAGCATCAGGCTCCTCCACTAAAGTTGAGCAGCAAGTTGAGCAAAGAGGCTGCCCG TTATGCTGAAAGTTTGGCCAGCACACGAATCCTAAAACACAGCGTGGAGTCCAGTAGAGGGAGCTGTGGTGAAAACCTGGCTTGGGCCTCGTATGACCAGACAG GTAAGGATGTGGCAGACCGTTGGTATGATGAAGTGAAACAGTACAACTTCAACCGTCCCGGTTTCTCCTCTGGCACCG GCCATTTCACAGCAATGGTTTGGAAGAGCAGCAAAGAGCTGGGTGTCGGTAAGGCCATTGCATCAGATGGTTCTTCCTTTGTGGTggccagatacagcccagcagGGAACATCACCAACCAGGGACACTTTGAGAATAATGTCCTCCCAGCTAAAACCAGCTCCTAA
- the glipr2l gene encoding GLI pathogenesis-related 2, like isoform X2, producing MKHQAPPLKLSSKLSKEAARYAESLASTRILKHSVESSRGSCGENLAWASYDQTGKDVADRWYDEVKQYNFNRPGFSSGTGHFTAMVWKSSKELGVGKAIASDGSSFVVARYSPAGNITNQGHFENNVLPAKTSS from the exons ATGAAGCATCAGGCTCCTCCACTAAAGTTGAGCAGCAAGTTGAGCAAAGAGGCTGCCCG TTATGCTGAAAGTTTGGCCAGCACACGAATCCTAAAACACAGCGTGGAGTCCAGTAGAGGGAGCTGTGGTGAAAACCTGGCTTGGGCCTCGTATGACCAGACAG GTAAGGATGTGGCAGACCGTTGGTATGATGAAGTGAAACAGTACAACTTCAACCGTCCCGGTTTCTCCTCTGGCACCG GCCATTTCACAGCAATGGTTTGGAAGAGCAGCAAAGAGCTGGGTGTCGGTAAGGCCATTGCATCAGATGGTTCTTCCTTTGTGGTggccagatacagcccagcagGGAACATCACCAACCAGGGACACTTTGAGAATAATGTCCTCCCAGCTAAAACCAGCTCCTAA